In Xanthomonas campestris pv. phormiicola, the DNA window TCGGCCGATTCGCTCAGCACGGTCGGGCTGACCACGTTGATGCGCCGCCCGCCGCGCAGCTCGCACGCGGCCGCGCGCACGAAGCCTTCCAGCGCGACATTGACCGTGGTGGCGTTGCTGCCGCCGCGGATCGGCTCGTCGGCGACGATGCCGCCGGTCAGCGTGATCGAACCGCCCTCGTTGAGATGGTGCTGGCCCAACAGCGCCAGCCGCACCTGGCCCAGCAGCTTGTGCTGCAGGCCCAGCGCGAATTGCGCCGGCTGCAGCGTGGCGAGCTCGCCGAAGTGCAGTTCGCCGCTGGTCGAGACGATCGCATCCACCGGCCCCAGCGCGGCGAACAGCGCCTGCACGCTGGCGTCGTCGGTGATGTCCACGGTGTAAGCGCCGCGCGTGTGGCCGACCGCGATCACCTCGTGGTCGCGCCCCAGTTCCTGCACCACGGCCCGGCCCAGGGTGCCGGTTCCGCCGATGACGACTGCCTTCATGCCACTGCTCCTGCGTTGTGAGGCAGGCAGTCTGGCCGTGTACCGGGCGGCGAAAAATGGCGCAGAATTTCCAGCACTGCAAACCCAGGGTTCGCAATCGTGGACAAGCTGCGCAGCATCGAGGTCTTCGTCGCCGCCGTGGAGGCGGGCAGCTTCAGCGCTGCCGCGCGGCGGCTGGACATCAGCGCGGTGATGGTCGGCAAGCTGGTCCGGCAGCTCGAGAGCCATCTGGGCGCGCGGCTGCTGGAACGCAGCACCCGCCGCCAGGGCCTGACCGACGCCGGCCGCCGCTTCTACGAAGAAGGCAAGCGCGTGCTCGAACAGCTGCGCTGGGCCGAAAGCTCGGTCGAGCGCCTGGCCGCCGCGCCGAGCGGGCTGCTGCGGATCAGCGCCGCCACCACGCTGGGCGAGTGCGTGATCGCCGCGGCGGTGGCCGACTACCAGGCGCAGTTCCCGCAGGTGCGCATCGAACTGGACCTGAGCAACAGCGTGGTCGACCTGATCGAGGACGGCATCGACCTGGCGATCCGGGTCGGCGCGCTGGATCCCGCCCTGAACCTGGTGGCGCGCCCGCTGGGCCACTACCGCATGGCGATCTGCGCCGCGCCGGCCTATCTGGCGCGCCACGGCGTGCCGGCCACGCCCGCCGACCTGGCCGCGCACCGCTGCCTCGGCCACGCGGCCTGGAACCCGCGCTCGGCCTGGCGGCTGGAGACGTCCGGCGCGACCGCGGGCTGGCCGGCCGAGACCGCCCTGCGCTGCAACAGCAGCGCCGCCTTGCGCCAGGCCGCCCTGCACGGCGCCGGGCTGCTGTTGCAACCGCAGGTGCTGGTGGCCGAGGACCTGGCCGCCGGACGCCTGGTCGGTGTGCTCGACGCCTATCTGCCGGCCAGCCGCTCGGTCCACGCGCTGTACCGGCAGGACCGTCGACCGCTGCCCAAGCTCGCCAGTTTTCTGACCTTCCTGCAGCAGCATGCGGCGCCGCGACTGGCCTGATCGCGCACGAAACGCCGCCGCCTGAATGCCGCGCCGCTTGCAGCGCGCGCCGGTTCGGTCAGAATGCCGCGCCCCCCACCGCTGTTTGCCGCGCAAGGCCCGGCTGCCATGGCACATCCCTGCCTCACCTGCGGCGCCTGCTGCGCCTACTTCCGCGTCAGTTTCCACTGGAGCGAAGCCGATCCCGACCTGGGCGGCAGGGTCCCGTTCGCGCTCACCGAACCGTTGCGCACCCACGAACGGGTGATGCGCGGCACCTCGCAGGCGCAGCCGCGCTGCGTGGCGCTGGACGCGCAGATCGGCCGCTACAGCCGCTGCACGATCCACGACCGGCGCCCGTCGGTATGCGCCGCGGTGCCCGCCTCGCTGGAGTTCGGCCAACGCAGCGCGCAGTGCGACAAGTCGCGGCTGGCGCATGGTTTGCCTGCGCTGACCGCGAGCGACTGGACCGACGTCGGCGACGCCGAGCGCAATCCGTTGCCGGACGACGCCTGAGCCGACGGCACCGCACGGCAGCCTAGAGCGGATGCGTGTCCAGGAACGTGCGGATCGCCGGCACCAGCACCTCGTGCTTGTCTTCGAGCACGTAATGGTTGGCATCCTCGAACGCCATGACCTCGGCCTGCGGCAGCGCCTGGCGGAAACCGGCCAGGAAGTGATGGTCGAAGCAGATGTCGCGCAGGCCCCAGGCGATGAACGCCGGGCGGTCGGCGAACGACGGCAGCGCCTGCGCCGAGCGTTCCAGCAGCGACCAGGCCTTGTCGGCCGGCGACAGCGGGATGTCCTGCATGAAGCGGATCGTGGAGATGCGATTGGCCCAGTTGTCGTAGGGCGCCACGTAGGCGCGGCGCACGTCCGCCGGCATGCGCCGCGACACGCCCAGCCACGAGGCGCCGGAGGAGAACGCGTTGAAGGTGCGGATGAACCACTCGCCCGGGCGCCAATGCCGGCCCATCGCGATCTGCCACGGCATCGGCTTGGCCGCCGGCAACGGGAACGTGGCGGTGTTGGTGATCACCAGCCGCCTGACCTGCGCGTGGTGCGACAGCGCCCAGCCGAAGCCGATCATGCCACCCCAGTCGTGCACCGCCAGCGTCACCGGGCCGTCGATGCCCAGGTGCCGCAGCAGCGCGTCGAGATCGTCCACGCGCGATTGCAAGGTGTAGTCGTAGCCCGGCTGCGCGCCCGGCGCATCGTCCGGCTTGTCCGACAGGCCCATGCCGATATGGTCGGGCACGATGCAGCGGTAGCGGTCCGACAGGCCGGTCACCAGATGCCGCCACAGATAGCTCCACGACGGATTGCCGTGCAGCATCAGCACCACCTCGCCATCGCGCGGGCCTTCGTCGAGGTAGGACAGCGCCAGCCCCGGACGCACCTGGAAACGCTGCGGGGTGAAGGGGTAGCCGGGGTAGTTCATGCAAATCGCATCCGATCCAGATCGAAGGAACCCGCGTTTTGTGGGCATTCGCCCAACTTCGGCAGGGAGAAGAATTCGCGCTCGCCGCGCTCACTTGCCACCATGAAGACTGCGCCACCGTCTCGATGGACCGCGCCGTGCTTGCCAATCACGCCATCGATTCCTCATCGCGCGCAGACGCATGGTAAGCA includes these proteins:
- a CDS encoding YkgJ family cysteine cluster protein — its product is MAHPCLTCGACCAYFRVSFHWSEADPDLGGRVPFALTEPLRTHERVMRGTSQAQPRCVALDAQIGRYSRCTIHDRRPSVCAAVPASLEFGQRSAQCDKSRLAHGLPALTASDWTDVGDAERNPLPDDA
- a CDS encoding LysR family transcriptional regulator; translated protein: MDKLRSIEVFVAAVEAGSFSAAARRLDISAVMVGKLVRQLESHLGARLLERSTRRQGLTDAGRRFYEEGKRVLEQLRWAESSVERLAAAPSGLLRISAATTLGECVIAAAVADYQAQFPQVRIELDLSNSVVDLIEDGIDLAIRVGALDPALNLVARPLGHYRMAICAAPAYLARHGVPATPADLAAHRCLGHAAWNPRSAWRLETSGATAGWPAETALRCNSSAALRQAALHGAGLLLQPQVLVAEDLAAGRLVGVLDAYLPASRSVHALYRQDRRPLPKLASFLTFLQQHAAPRLA
- a CDS encoding short chain dehydrogenase gives rise to the protein MKAVVIGGTGTLGRAVVQELGRDHEVIAVGHTRGAYTVDITDDASVQALFAALGPVDAIVSTSGELHFGELATLQPAQFALGLQHKLLGQVRLALLGQHHLNEGGSITLTGGIVADEPIRGGSNATTVNVALEGFVRAAACELRGGRRINVVSPTVLSESAEQYGAFFPGFESVSAARAALAYRRSVAGIQSGRTFRVA
- a CDS encoding alpha/beta fold hydrolase — encoded protein: MNYPGYPFTPQRFQVRPGLALSYLDEGPRDGEVVLMLHGNPSWSYLWRHLVTGLSDRYRCIVPDHIGMGLSDKPDDAPGAQPGYDYTLQSRVDDLDALLRHLGIDGPVTLAVHDWGGMIGFGWALSHHAQVRRLVITNTATFPLPAAKPMPWQIAMGRHWRPGEWFIRTFNAFSSGASWLGVSRRMPADVRRAYVAPYDNWANRISTIRFMQDIPLSPADKAWSLLERSAQALPSFADRPAFIAWGLRDICFDHHFLAGFRQALPQAEVMAFEDANHYVLEDKHEVLVPAIRTFLDTHPL